In Terriglobus sp. TAA 43, a single window of DNA contains:
- the gatB gene encoding Asp-tRNA(Asn)/Glu-tRNA(Gln) amidotransferase subunit GatB, whose product MSLVAGVSPEILAKYQPVIGLEVHVQLLTQTKAFCGCINKYGGDPNTHVCPVCLGLPGALPVLNRQAVEFAVLASKALNLTINEESIFARKNYFYPDSPKGYQISQFDKPIAENGWLDVSDGKGCTRRIGITRLHMEEDAGKSIHDGFADSANRTYIDLNRCGTPLVEIVSEPDLRTPEEAYEYLTKLKEILLYTGVSDCNMEEGSLRCDANVSVMLKGAPEYGTKAEVKNVNSFRFIRDAIHYEIERQVEVVESGARVVQESRLYNSAEGRTYSMRSKEAAHDYRYFPEPDLPALIVDSAWKESILKNLPELPEAKRARLIAEYDLTAQDAATFASDRSFADTFEAAAKTAKSAKRVANLLLGELIGRLNAAGLELSQSPVSMKGIVQAADLLEEGKLSSKQLKGLFDISFEKNEDFATVYDREKPEQISDTGAIEKMIDEVIAANPKQVEQYKGGKTTVSAFFVGQVMRLSKGQANPALLNELVVKKLNEG is encoded by the coding sequence ATGTCGCTCGTTGCCGGTGTTTCTCCTGAGATTCTCGCTAAGTACCAGCCCGTGATCGGGTTGGAGGTCCACGTACAGTTACTGACGCAGACGAAGGCCTTCTGCGGCTGCATCAACAAGTACGGTGGCGACCCCAATACCCACGTCTGCCCCGTATGCCTGGGCTTGCCCGGCGCGCTGCCTGTGTTGAACCGGCAAGCGGTGGAGTTTGCTGTGCTGGCGTCAAAGGCGCTGAACCTCACCATCAACGAAGAAAGCATCTTCGCGCGCAAGAACTACTTCTATCCCGACTCGCCCAAGGGTTACCAGATCTCGCAATTCGATAAGCCAATTGCAGAGAACGGATGGCTGGACGTCAGCGATGGCAAGGGTTGCACACGCCGTATCGGCATCACGCGTCTGCACATGGAAGAGGACGCGGGTAAGAGCATTCACGACGGCTTCGCCGATAGCGCCAACCGCACTTATATCGATCTGAACCGCTGCGGAACGCCGCTGGTGGAGATCGTCAGCGAACCCGACCTTCGCACGCCGGAAGAAGCCTACGAGTACCTCACCAAGCTGAAGGAAATCCTTCTGTACACCGGCGTCTCGGACTGCAACATGGAAGAGGGGTCGCTGCGTTGCGATGCCAACGTCTCCGTCATGCTGAAGGGCGCGCCGGAGTATGGCACCAAGGCTGAAGTGAAGAACGTGAACAGTTTCCGCTTCATCCGCGATGCCATCCATTATGAAATTGAGCGTCAGGTGGAAGTGGTGGAGAGCGGTGCGCGTGTGGTGCAGGAATCGCGCCTGTACAACTCTGCCGAAGGCCGCACGTACTCCATGCGCAGCAAGGAAGCCGCGCATGACTATCGCTATTTCCCTGAACCCGATCTTCCGGCACTGATCGTCGATAGCGCGTGGAAGGAATCCATCCTTAAGAATCTGCCGGAGCTTCCGGAAGCCAAACGTGCGCGGCTGATTGCGGAGTATGACCTCACGGCACAGGACGCAGCAACGTTCGCATCGGACCGCAGCTTCGCCGATACCTTTGAAGCTGCGGCAAAGACGGCAAAGAGCGCGAAGCGTGTTGCGAACCTTTTGCTCGGTGAGTTGATCGGACGTTTGAACGCCGCAGGTCTTGAACTTTCGCAGTCGCCGGTATCGATGAAGGGCATTGTGCAGGCTGCGGATCTTCTGGAAGAAGGCAAGCTTTCTTCCAAGCAGTTGAAGGGTCTCTTCGACATCAGCTTTGAGAAGAACGAAGATTTCGCCACAGTCTACGATCGCGAAAAGCCGGAACAGATCAGCGACACCGGTGCGATTGAAAAGATGATCGACGAAGTGATCGCTGCAAATCCAAAGCAGGTGGAGCAGTACAAGGGCGGCAAGACGACAGTGAGCGCATTCTTCGTTGGACAGGTGATGCGTTTGTCGAAGGGCCAGGCGAATCCCGCACTGCTGAACGAACTCGTGGTGAAGAAGTTGAACGAAGGATAG
- a CDS encoding DUF3857 and transglutaminase domain-containing protein, giving the protein MPPVALPGSLLRAVAASWLMAACCIPAFAKDQVPDWVKTAAQTSTDKVSREADAAVLLEEVAYTVAPNGSLVEHVRRVVKILRPQGRKQTEMFAYYRSSRDKLNYLHIWSIGPDGKEYAPKDKEQSDLATDGGFALYSDFRVRGLTPPAMDVGGIAAMEYERQEQPYENDIIWRPGEDIPILRERLTLNLPDGYTYKATWKGKPKAQPVDAEHGKTLWEVENQESLVTHDRVPLSPNQFAIAPRMDIFYQGPVTTPYGAMTGDWKSIGEWYERLAKDRNKPDPAITAKAQELVAGKTDFRDRVAAVSNFVQSDIRYVAIEIGVGGNQPHPAADIFRARYGDCKDKATLLSAMLDAVGVRSTWVMVDTHRGMISSDAPSLMGNHMIAAIELPANYMPKEMYSVVIAKSGKRFLIFDPTWEKTPFGQLEHELQGSDALLVDGADSQAIRLPILKPEQNHVQRKASFQLAADGTLSGTVTQEEGGDIARTLRALSLNDEKTQQQALDRSLARDLRAFHVEGMKMENTAALDRNLQLQYTIKADHFAEPVGNLFAIRPRVLGTESMRVDEKPRILPIDLGETRLIHDDFTIELPAGFSVDELPPPVHIDLGFASYTSESKVVDHAIHYSRTYTVREVSLPAERYADVQKLARIIQADEQSSAVLKRAN; this is encoded by the coding sequence ATGCCGCCCGTTGCCCTGCCTGGCAGCCTGCTTCGCGCCGTCGCCGCATCCTGGCTGATGGCAGCATGCTGCATTCCCGCGTTTGCCAAAGATCAGGTTCCGGACTGGGTGAAAACCGCAGCCCAAACCTCCACCGATAAGGTTTCGAGAGAAGCCGACGCCGCCGTCCTGCTGGAAGAAGTCGCATATACCGTTGCGCCGAATGGTTCGCTTGTGGAACATGTGCGCCGCGTGGTGAAAATTCTGCGTCCGCAGGGCCGCAAGCAGACAGAGATGTTTGCCTACTACCGCAGTTCGCGGGACAAGCTGAACTATCTGCACATCTGGAGCATTGGCCCGGACGGCAAGGAATATGCCCCCAAAGACAAGGAACAAAGCGATCTTGCAACCGATGGCGGATTCGCACTGTACAGCGATTTCCGCGTCCGTGGACTGACGCCCCCGGCCATGGATGTGGGTGGCATTGCCGCCATGGAATATGAGCGGCAGGAACAACCCTACGAAAACGACATTATCTGGAGACCAGGGGAGGACATCCCGATTTTGCGGGAGCGCCTGACCCTGAACCTGCCGGACGGTTACACCTACAAAGCCACCTGGAAAGGCAAACCCAAGGCCCAGCCCGTGGATGCTGAACATGGAAAGACGCTTTGGGAGGTGGAGAACCAGGAGTCACTGGTAACGCACGACCGCGTTCCGCTATCGCCCAACCAATTCGCCATTGCACCGCGCATGGACATCTTCTACCAGGGTCCGGTCACGACTCCGTATGGAGCGATGACGGGCGATTGGAAGAGCATTGGCGAATGGTACGAGCGGCTGGCCAAGGACCGTAACAAGCCGGACCCAGCAATCACTGCAAAGGCGCAGGAGCTGGTCGCCGGCAAAACCGACTTCCGTGATCGCGTGGCTGCGGTATCCAACTTCGTGCAGAGTGATATTCGCTATGTTGCGATTGAAATTGGTGTCGGTGGTAATCAGCCGCATCCCGCAGCGGATATTTTCCGAGCGCGCTATGGCGACTGCAAGGACAAGGCCACACTTTTGAGTGCCATGCTGGATGCAGTTGGCGTGCGCTCCACATGGGTGATGGTGGATACCCACCGCGGCATGATCAGTAGCGACGCGCCGTCGCTTATGGGCAACCATATGATTGCCGCCATTGAGCTGCCCGCGAATTACATGCCCAAAGAGATGTATAGCGTGGTCATAGCGAAGAGCGGAAAACGCTTTCTGATCTTCGATCCCACATGGGAGAAGACACCGTTCGGCCAACTTGAGCATGAACTCCAGGGCAGCGATGCATTGCTGGTGGATGGAGCCGACAGTCAGGCCATCCGTCTCCCCATTCTGAAACCAGAACAGAATCACGTTCAGCGCAAAGCCAGCTTCCAGCTCGCAGCAGACGGCACGCTTTCAGGAACCGTGACACAAGAGGAAGGCGGCGACATTGCACGTACCCTGCGCGCGCTCTCTCTGAATGACGAGAAAACGCAGCAGCAAGCATTGGATCGGTCACTGGCCAGGGATCTTCGAGCTTTCCACGTGGAAGGCATGAAGATGGAGAACACTGCGGCGCTGGATCGCAACCTGCAGCTTCAATACACCATCAAGGCAGACCACTTTGCAGAGCCTGTCGGCAATCTTTTCGCTATCCGTCCGCGCGTGCTGGGAACTGAATCAATGCGGGTGGATGAGAAGCCACGCATCCTTCCCATTGATCTTGGGGAGACGCGCCTCATCCATGACGACTTCACCATCGAGTTACCAGCAGGCTTCTCTGTGGATGAACTGCCGCCACCGGTACATATAGACCTCGGCTTTGCCTCCTATACCAGCGAGAGCAAAGTGGTGGACCATGCGATTCATTACAGCCGCACGTACACCGTGCGCGAAGTAAGCCTGCCTGCCGAGCGTTATGCCGATGTGCAGAAGTTGGCACGCATCATTCAAGCCGACGAACAAAGTAGCGCTGTATTAAAGCGCGCCAATTAA
- a CDS encoding DUF3857 and transglutaminase domain-containing protein translates to MKFRLIAAAALALAITPLNHAQQWTAPTPEELKMTSFADVPGADAIVLNKEEIDDDDMHVQHHYMRIKVLTEKGLKYADIEVDFNKKTDSSGYTIGEFSARTVQPDGTIVPFTGKGMDKVLEKDAINNYTRRAYTLPAAKVGSILEYRYSIRRDDNWFSSPRWIMQGDLYIKSEHYLWKPTDHPLVTRSRGGRENISERLTWAKALPAGLDVAQIKTPNGRIQFEVTASDVMPFANEQYMPPIYSSRYHVFFYYTPYYNGKDYWDTEIKYWNSDTNKFTGSNSTVSSTAHEITTGATTDEDKARKLYAFVMTLENTDYTRERTSQEEKKEIKSAEDVLKRKHGSANQIAMTYVALARAAGLKADAMLVSDRSYLILDVSWLDISQLTDTIAIVNYGGQDHYLDPGSRYTPFGHLEWDHTISGGIREDNKNAAQQFTMTPSDTYKYSHTSRVGDLTIADDGHMTGKVTLTFEGSPALRWRHVALKNDDAELKDQLKKEIESMLPSGSEVNVASIGNLTNGELPLKVEATVSGRIGNSVGSRVMLPSVLFENNNNPRFPHEKRDQAVYFPYSELSQDAVRYTLPAGWAVDSAPVNQVTSFEKLAAYTLTSQQKANTITLRRDFIMGDIYFPNDKYKELRTFYNDFEAKDHSNVVIKRSPATASTAASASAQ, encoded by the coding sequence ATGAAGTTCCGCCTTATCGCAGCCGCTGCACTTGCTCTTGCGATCACACCGCTCAACCATGCACAACAATGGACCGCACCTACTCCGGAAGAGTTGAAGATGACTTCATTCGCCGACGTTCCGGGCGCCGATGCCATTGTGCTGAACAAGGAAGAGATCGACGATGACGACATGCATGTGCAGCACCACTACATGCGCATCAAAGTTCTGACGGAAAAAGGTCTGAAGTACGCCGACATCGAAGTTGATTTCAATAAGAAAACGGATTCGTCCGGTTACACCATTGGCGAGTTCTCTGCACGCACTGTGCAGCCGGACGGCACAATCGTTCCATTTACCGGCAAAGGCATGGACAAGGTCCTGGAGAAGGACGCAATTAATAACTACACCCGACGCGCTTACACCTTGCCAGCCGCTAAGGTGGGCAGCATCCTGGAATATCGCTACTCGATCCGGCGTGACGATAACTGGTTCTCGTCACCGCGGTGGATCATGCAGGGCGACCTCTATATCAAGAGCGAGCACTACCTTTGGAAGCCGACAGACCATCCGCTTGTGACACGATCACGCGGTGGCCGCGAGAATATTTCGGAACGTCTGACCTGGGCCAAGGCACTTCCCGCAGGGTTGGATGTAGCGCAGATTAAGACGCCGAACGGTCGCATTCAGTTTGAGGTCACTGCATCCGACGTTATGCCGTTTGCGAACGAGCAGTACATGCCTCCCATCTACTCTTCGCGTTACCACGTGTTCTTCTATTACACGCCTTACTACAACGGTAAGGATTACTGGGATACGGAGATCAAGTATTGGAACTCCGACACCAACAAGTTCACAGGCAGCAACAGCACAGTTTCTTCCACTGCACACGAGATCACTACAGGCGCAACCACGGATGAGGATAAGGCAAGAAAGCTCTATGCCTTTGTAATGACGCTCGAGAATACGGATTACACGCGCGAGCGGACATCGCAAGAAGAAAAGAAAGAGATCAAGTCGGCGGAAGATGTTCTGAAGCGGAAGCATGGATCTGCAAACCAGATTGCCATGACGTATGTCGCTCTGGCACGTGCTGCTGGGCTGAAGGCAGATGCCATGCTCGTCTCAGACCGCTCCTATCTCATCCTGGACGTGAGCTGGCTGGATATTTCGCAGCTTACGGACACCATCGCGATTGTGAACTATGGCGGCCAGGACCATTACCTGGATCCGGGCAGCCGTTACACCCCCTTTGGCCACCTGGAATGGGATCACACTATTTCCGGCGGTATCCGAGAAGACAATAAAAACGCAGCGCAGCAGTTCACCATGACTCCTAGTGACACTTATAAGTACTCGCACACGTCGCGCGTGGGAGATTTGACGATTGCAGACGATGGTCACATGACCGGAAAGGTGACGTTGACCTTTGAAGGCAGCCCCGCACTCCGCTGGCGCCACGTTGCATTGAAGAACGACGATGCAGAACTGAAGGATCAACTGAAGAAAGAAATCGAATCGATGCTGCCAAGTGGCTCTGAAGTGAACGTGGCATCGATTGGAAACCTTACTAACGGCGAGCTCCCGCTGAAGGTAGAAGCCACTGTAAGTGGCCGCATCGGCAACAGTGTTGGATCACGTGTGATGCTGCCCAGCGTATTGTTTGAGAACAATAACAATCCGCGCTTCCCGCATGAAAAGCGCGATCAAGCCGTCTATTTTCCTTACTCGGAGCTGAGCCAGGATGCCGTACGCTATACGCTTCCCGCCGGCTGGGCCGTAGATTCCGCTCCTGTCAACCAGGTAACCTCGTTTGAAAAGCTGGCAGCTTATACTCTCACCTCGCAGCAGAAAGCGAACACCATCACACTGCGGCGCGACTTCATTATGGGCGATATCTATTTCCCGAATGATAAGTACAAGGAACTCCGCACCTTCTACAACGACTTTGAAGCAAAAGATCATAGTAATGTCGTTATCAAACGCAGCCCTGCCACTGCCTCAACGGCTGCTTCCGCTAGTGCACAGTAA
- a CDS encoding PD40 domain-containing protein, whose amino-acid sequence MVAQQAATPPPQPLRSRMWIYRMNDHKTHQVFQADAVWEAPTWSPDGKFLIANSGGTIYRMDPQPDGSLKPQRLQIPSEYRCNNDKGFSPDGKLFVFSATKAPAKGSNVYLANADGTNIRPLTTEWNSYFHGFTPDGNTIVFVAQRNGTKQFDLYSLRLNSGSEVRLTTDERRDDGPDVTPDGRTIYFNSERTGQQSIWRMPVTGAGQADERAEKMIADGNEDWFPHPSPNGKMLVYIAYPKGTATHDPRTVQVQIMGVPLHKGTPASAPKPLVTAIGGQGTINVNSWSPDSHSFAYVTYEPIP is encoded by the coding sequence GTGGTTGCACAGCAGGCAGCAACACCGCCGCCTCAGCCATTGCGCAGCCGCATGTGGATCTATCGCATGAATGACCACAAGACACACCAAGTCTTTCAGGCGGACGCGGTGTGGGAGGCTCCCACATGGTCGCCGGATGGAAAATTCCTGATTGCAAACTCAGGCGGCACGATCTATCGGATGGATCCGCAGCCCGATGGATCTTTGAAGCCACAACGCCTACAGATTCCTTCGGAATATCGCTGTAACAACGACAAGGGCTTTTCGCCGGACGGCAAATTGTTTGTGTTTTCTGCTACGAAAGCTCCCGCAAAGGGATCGAACGTATATCTCGCAAATGCAGACGGCACAAACATCCGTCCGTTAACGACGGAATGGAACAGCTACTTTCACGGTTTCACCCCGGACGGCAACACGATTGTCTTCGTTGCGCAACGCAATGGCACAAAGCAATTTGATCTATATAGCCTTCGGCTCAATAGTGGTTCGGAGGTGAGACTGACAACAGACGAACGCCGCGATGACGGACCGGACGTTACACCGGATGGCCGCACGATCTATTTCAACAGCGAGCGAACTGGGCAGCAATCAATCTGGCGCATGCCTGTTACGGGCGCGGGCCAAGCAGATGAACGCGCTGAGAAGATGATTGCCGATGGCAATGAGGACTGGTTCCCGCATCCATCGCCCAACGGAAAGATGCTGGTTTACATTGCCTACCCGAAGGGAACAGCCACGCACGATCCTCGCACGGTACAGGTGCAGATCATGGGAGTGCCATTGCACAAAGGAACACCAGCATCGGCTCCTAAGCCGTTAGTCACGGCGATCGGTGGGCAGGGAACGATCAATGTAAATTCGTGGTCGCCGGATTCTCATTCGTTTGCCTACGTGACTTACGAACCTATCCCCTGA